In one window of Clupea harengus chromosome 4, Ch_v2.0.2, whole genome shotgun sequence DNA:
- the LOC105898938 gene encoding E3 ubiquitin/ISG15 ligase TRIM25-like encodes MAGHLRMEGNIKCLLCEDYLSEPTTLPCGHNFCVECIERCWDMEVYTGIYSCPQCKRTLTRRPSLSKNTALAIMVQEVLELRSKLPGVERMKIQRDFTDTKERLKKQTKEREEDLEKLRSAMISLEKSAETAVLDSEGIFDELLRTLEEKRREHREHIRERKRAILKRAEREEKQIIGQISILRRKDTELESPGPPVQDNPQFLQKLQDIKSLLQQGKQPPVITNNNHLFSFVKTDMNDLRVSVVEICDKAIENIKQQVNDVHILPPPMVKPRTKPALDVNKKKVTVVRHVDLKVPDEDHMRYQVPAIPPRERESQEPLNKPKPPRLVARSQSTIWHGPRNKPCEYATSAEIRQSNTIVYQTKLTDHSMTREDLLQYTCSLSLNPETANPSLQLSDGNRKATWSGQRQRRSSLSKAFEHWEQVLCVEGLVGPRCYWEVEWRGRGVFIGVALDGLCRRGRGLECGLGRNASSWSLHCADSQCTAWHNNVEHEVNTQISSPRIGVFLDQLEGTLTFYSVSNTAMPLHTFTAQNLRGLLFPCFGVEKESSVKLCQLEKK; translated from the exons ATGGCCGGTCATTTAAGGATGGAGGGGAATATTAAATGTCTCTTGTGTGAGGACTATTTATCTGAGCCAACAACTCTACCATGTGGACACAACTTCTGCGTGGAGTGCATCGAAAGGTGTTGGGACATGGAGGTGTACACGGGAATCTACTCTTGCCCCCAGTGTAAGAGGACCCTCACCAGAAGGCCCAGCCTGAGCAAGAACACGGCTCTGGCCATCATGGTTCAAGAAGTCCTTGAGCTAAGGAGTAAACTGCCGGGGGTTGAGAGGATGAAGATTCAG CGTGATTTCACTGACACTAAAGAAAGACTGaagaaacagacaaaagagagagaggaggacctGGAAAAGCTGAGAAGTGCAATGATATCCCTCGAG AAATCTGCCGAGACAGCAGTACTAGACAGTGAGGGGATTTTCGATGAGCTGCTGCGCACcttggaggaaaagagaagggagCATCGAGAGCAcattagagagaggaagagagccatTCTGAAacgggcagagagggaggaaaagcaGATCATCGGACAGATCTCCATTCTGAGGAGGAAAGACACTGAGCTGGAGAGTCCTGGTCCCCCTGTGCAGGACAATCCACAGTTCCTTCAG AAATTGCAAGACATCAAGAGCCTGCTGCAACAAGGAAAACAACCCCCAGTCATCACAAATAACAACCATTTGTTTTCGTTTGTTAAAACCGACATGAACGATTTGAGAGTTAGTGTAGTGGAAATATGTGATAAAGCCATCGAGAACATTAAACAGCAAG TTAATGATGTACATATTCTACCCCCACCAATGGTCAAACCACGCACTAAACCAG CACTAGATGTCAATAAGAAGAAGGTCACTGTAGTCAGACACGTAGATCTCAAAGTCCCAGATGAGGATCACATGAGATATCAG GTACCAGCCATACCCCCAAGAG AAAGGGAATCACAAGAACCTCTAAACAAGCCAAAGCCTCCACGTCTCGTAG CAAGGTCCCAGTCAACCATATGGCATGGACCAAGAAACAAACCCTGTGAGTATGCTACTTCAGCCGAGATCAGGCAGTCAAACACCATAG TGTACCAGACAAAGCTTACGGACCACTCTATGACCAGAGAGGACTTGCTGCAGT ACACCTGTTCACTGTCACTGAATCCTGAGACAGCCAATCCGTCCTTACAGCTCTCTGATGGCAACAGGAAGGCGACGTGGAGTGGGCAGCGTCAGCGAAGGTCAAGCCTCTCCAAGGCGTTTGAGCACTGGGAAcaggtgctgtgtgtggagggccTGGTCGGGccacgctgctactgggaggtggagtggagggggaggggcgtcTTCATCGGTGTGGCCCTGGACGGACTCTGCCGGAGGGGTCGGGGCCTGGAGTGCGGCCTTGGGCGCAACGCCAGCTCCTGGAGCTTGCATTGTGCCGACAGCCAATGCACGGCCTGGCACAACAACGTCGAACATGAAGTCAACACCCAAATCTCCTCCCCCAGGATTGGTGTGTTCTTGGACCAGCTGGAGGGGACACTTACATTCTACAGCGTCTCCAACACTGCAATGCCGCTCCACACGTTTACAGCCCAAAACTTACGTGGGCTTCTCTTTCCTTGCTTTGGCGTTGAGAAGGAATCCTCTGTGAAGCTTTGTCAGCTGGAGAAGAAGTAA
- the ano11 gene encoding anoctamin-7 isoform X2 has protein sequence MLRKRSSQEQLMDREVLLDLDYTREPQSTADSYGSLQNGGFIPPRFLTAANDDDDDDPIYTHSYNPQSEPATPPKGNYFRDGKTKIDFVLVWEVKSRRKRRSRGKSQGEAGAPGEEAAQQESRSEKKKAMQARVRERFIHHLQTSGLLLEKEESTSAKKTVHYLKLSAPWDVMVFYAEELCLRAPLQAQPNPEFNTSARVLQKLCVPNIMADSVPNRPVDYYTCAFRKSKMDKFLGSDNQDTYFTNTQRHRIVYEILARAPYGKRKRAEVGVARLLNEGAFTAAFPLHEGPFELPKDGIPPDQLNPRQVLYQYWARWSKWCKYQPLDHIREYFGEKIALYFAWLGFYTAWLLPAALVGTFVFVSGIMTMASNTPAKEICESGGRYLMCPLCETCKPWNMSDICPMAKVGYLFDHPGTVFFSIFMSLWAVTFLEYWKRKNATLAHHWDCMDYHEEEERPRPEFAAMAPSMEQNPVTGVKEPYFPAKARFARMLTGSMVIIIMLCVVMIFLVTVIMYRSIVSVMMYEKGGSVLRTQAANIANISSSMVNLALILLMGQVYTALAEQLTKWEMHRTQTQYEDAFTFKVFIFQFVNFYSSPFYVAFFKGRFVGYPGHYGTLFGMRNEDCGPGGCLIELAEQLFIIMVGKQLINNMQEFVIPKVKAWRQKRALASVRKAQVSHEPQRWEQDYELIECEGLFEEYLEIVLQFGFITIFVAAFPLAPLFALLNNWAEVRLDAHKFVCEYRRPVSERAQEIGVWFTILEALSHLSVIVNAFLIAFTSDFLPRLLYQYKFDNELQGYVNFTLAYSPPSYNHSSLAVCRYKAFRDETGKYTLVYWELLAVRLGFIIAFEHAVFFVLRAIDWMVPDVPESLEVKIKRERYLAKQALADNQEALLQATLLAK, from the exons atgctgaggaagaggagctccCAGGAACAGCTGATGGACCGCGAGGTGCTGCTGGATCTGGACTACACCAGAGAGCCCCAGAGTACCGCGGACAGCTACGGGAGCCTGCAGAATGGAGGCTTCATCCCACCCAGATTT CTTACGGCCGCCaacgatgatgacgatgatgaccCCATCTATACCCACAGCTATAACCCACAGAGTGAGCCCGCCACACCGCCAAAAGGAAATTACTTCAGAGATGGAAAGACCAAAATAG ACTTTGTGCTGGTGTGGGAGGTGAAGTCGCGGCGGAAGCGGCGCTCCCGGGGGAAGTCTCAGGGCGAGGCGGGGGCGCCCGGCGAGGAGGCCGCTCAGCAGGAGAGCCGCTCGGAGAAGAAGAAGGCCATGCAGGCACGGGTCAGGGAGAGGTTCATCCACCACCTCCAGACCTCCGGCCTGCTCCTGGAGAAG GAGGAATCAACCAGTGCAAAGAAGACCGTACACTACCTGAAGCTCAGCGCGCCCTGGGATGTGATGGTGTTCTACGCCGAGGAGCTGTGTCTCAGAGCGCCGCTCCAG GCTCAACCAAATCCAGAATTCAACACATCTGCCCGGGTGCTTCAGAAGCTCTGTGTGCCCAACATCATGGCGGACTCTGTGCCAAACAGGCCAGTGGACTACTACACGTGTGCCTTTCGCAAATCTAAAATGGACAA GTTTCTTGGCTCCGACAACCAAGACACCTATTTCACCAACACACAGCGACATCGTATA GTGTACGAGATTCTTGCGCGGGCCCCGTACGGCAAGCGCAAGCGGGCGGAGGTGGGGGTGGCCAGGCTGCTAAACGAGGGGGCCTTCACAGCGGCGTTCCCCCTGCACGAG GGCCCGTTTGAGTTGCCCAAGGACGGGATCCCACCCGACCAGCTCAACCCGAGGCAGGTTCTCTACCAGTACTGGGCCCGCTGGTCAAAGTGGTGCAAGTACCAGCCACTGGACCACATCCGGGAGTACTTCGGGGAGAAGATTGCTCTCTATTTTGCATGGCTTG GTTTCTACACCGCATGGCTTCTCCCTGCGGCCCTGGTCGGTACGTTTGTCTTCGTGTCGGGGATCATGACCATGGCCTCCAACACACCTGC TAAAGAGATCTGTGAGAGCGGCGGGCGTTATCTGATGTGCCCACTCTGTGAGACCTGCAAGCCCTGGAACATGTCAGACATCTGTCCCATGGCCAAG GTGGGCTATCTCTTTGACCACCCTGGCACGGTCTTCTTCAGCATCTTCATGTCCCTGTGGGCCGTCACCTTCCTGGAATACTGGAAACGCAAGAACGCCACTCTGGCCCATCACTGGGACTGCATGGACTACCATGAAGAGGAG GAGCGTCCTAGACCTGAGTTTGCCGCCATGGCCCCGAGTATGGAGCAGAACCCGGTGACCGGGGTGAAAGAACCCTACTTCCCTGCGAAGGCTCGATTTGCGCGCATGCTAACCGGCTCCATGGTCATCATCATAATG ctgtgtgtagtgatgatctTCCTGGTGACTGTCATTATGTACAGGAGCATAGTGAGCGTGATGATGTATGAGAAGGGCGGCTCAGTGTTGCGGACTCAG GCCGCGAACATCGCCAACATCTCCAGCAGCATGGTGAACTTGGCCCTCATTCTGCTGATGGGGCAGGTGTACACTGCACTAGCTGAGCAGCTCACGAAATGGG AAATGCATCGAACACAAACCCAGTATGAGGATGCGTTCACCTTCAAAGTGTTCATCTTCCAGTTTGTGAACTTCTATTCATCTCCTTTCTATGTGGCATTCTTCAAGGGAAG ATTCGTCGGCTACCCTGGCCACTATGGCACTTTGTTTGGGATGAGGAATGAAGAT tgtgGCCCGGGAGGCTGCCTTATTGAACTGGCAGAACAGCTGTTTATCATCATGGTGGGGAAACAGCTCATCAACAACATGCAGGAATTTGTGATCCc GAAAGTGAAAGCGTGGCGGCAGAAGAGGGCCTTGGCGTCTGTGAGGAAAGCTCAAGTATCCCATGAGCCCCAGCGGTGGGAGCAGGATTATGAGCTGATTGAGTGCGAGGGGCTGTTTGAGGAGTACCTGGAGATTG TCTTGCAGTTTGGCTTCATCACCATCTTTGTGGCCGCCTTCCCTCTGGCTCCACTCTTCGCCCTGCTCAACAACTGGGCCGAGGTGCGGCTGGATGCCCACAAGTTCGTGTGTGAGTACCGCCGGCCCGTGTCCGAGCGCGCCCAGGAGATCGGCGTGTGGTTCACCATCCTGGAGGCCCTGTCTCACCTGTCCGTCATTGTCAAC GCTTTCCTGATTGCTTTCACCTCTGACTTCTTGCCCCGACTGCTGTACCAGTATAAGTTTGACAATGAGTTGCAAGGCTATGTGAACTTTACCTTGGCCTACTCTCCGCCCAGCTACAACCACTCTTCCCTCGCCGTGTGCAG ATACAAAGCCTTTCGTGATGAGACTGGAAAGTACACTCTGGTGTACTGGGAGCTCCTAGCTGTCAGACTAGGCTTCATCATTGCATTTGAG CACGCTGTATTCTTTGTGCTGCGGGCCATTGACTGGATGGTGCCGGATGTGCCCGAGTCCCTGGAGGTGAAGATCAAACGCGAGCGCTACCTGGCCAAACAGGCGCTGGCTGACAACCAGGAGGCCCTGCTG CAAGCAACGCTCCTGGCAAAATGA
- the ano11 gene encoding anoctamin-7 isoform X1 — MLRKRSSQEQLMDREVLLDLDYTREPQSTADSYGSLQNGGFIPPRFLTAANDDDDDDPIYTHSYNPQSEPATPPKGNYFRDGKTKIDFVLVWEVKSRRKRRSRGKSQGEAGAPGEEAAQQESRSEKKKAMQARVRERFIHHLQTSGLLLEKEESTSAKKTVHYLKLSAPWDVMVFYAEELCLRAPLQAQPNPEFNTSARVLQKLCVPNIMADSVPNRPVDYYTCAFRKSKMDKFLGSDNQDTYFTNTQRHRIVYEILARAPYGKRKRAEVGVARLLNEGAFTAAFPLHEGPFELPKDGIPPDQLNPRQVLYQYWARWSKWCKYQPLDHIREYFGEKIALYFAWLGFYTAWLLPAALVGTFVFVSGIMTMASNTPAKEICESGGRYLMCPLCETCKPWNMSDICPMAKVGYLFDHPGTVFFSIFMSLWAVTFLEYWKRKNATLAHHWDCMDYHEEEERPRPEFAAMAPSMEQNPVTGVKEPYFPAKARFARMLTGSMVIIIMLCVVMIFLVTVIMYRSIVSVMMYEKGGSVLRTQAANIANISSSMVNLALILLMGQVYTALAEQLTKWEMHRTQTQYEDAFTFKVFIFQFVNFYSSPFYVAFFKGRFVGYPGHYGTLFGMRNEDCGPGGCLIELAEQLFIIMVGKQLINNMQEFVIPKVKAWRQKRALASVRKAQVSHEPQRWEQDYELIECEGLFEEYLEIVLQFGFITIFVAAFPLAPLFALLNNWAEVRLDAHKFVCEYRRPVSERAQEIGVWFTILEALSHLSVIVNAFLIAFTSDFLPRLLYQYKFDNELQGYVNFTLAYSPPSYNHSSLAVCRYKAFRDETGKYTLVYWELLAVRLGFIIAFEHAVFFVLRAIDWMVPDVPESLEVKIKRERYLAKQALADNQEALLVSRLLASSPASNAPGKMKRSCRKGMRPGESGMAKGGPDVLSTDSAGTP, encoded by the exons atgctgaggaagaggagctccCAGGAACAGCTGATGGACCGCGAGGTGCTGCTGGATCTGGACTACACCAGAGAGCCCCAGAGTACCGCGGACAGCTACGGGAGCCTGCAGAATGGAGGCTTCATCCCACCCAGATTT CTTACGGCCGCCaacgatgatgacgatgatgaccCCATCTATACCCACAGCTATAACCCACAGAGTGAGCCCGCCACACCGCCAAAAGGAAATTACTTCAGAGATGGAAAGACCAAAATAG ACTTTGTGCTGGTGTGGGAGGTGAAGTCGCGGCGGAAGCGGCGCTCCCGGGGGAAGTCTCAGGGCGAGGCGGGGGCGCCCGGCGAGGAGGCCGCTCAGCAGGAGAGCCGCTCGGAGAAGAAGAAGGCCATGCAGGCACGGGTCAGGGAGAGGTTCATCCACCACCTCCAGACCTCCGGCCTGCTCCTGGAGAAG GAGGAATCAACCAGTGCAAAGAAGACCGTACACTACCTGAAGCTCAGCGCGCCCTGGGATGTGATGGTGTTCTACGCCGAGGAGCTGTGTCTCAGAGCGCCGCTCCAG GCTCAACCAAATCCAGAATTCAACACATCTGCCCGGGTGCTTCAGAAGCTCTGTGTGCCCAACATCATGGCGGACTCTGTGCCAAACAGGCCAGTGGACTACTACACGTGTGCCTTTCGCAAATCTAAAATGGACAA GTTTCTTGGCTCCGACAACCAAGACACCTATTTCACCAACACACAGCGACATCGTATA GTGTACGAGATTCTTGCGCGGGCCCCGTACGGCAAGCGCAAGCGGGCGGAGGTGGGGGTGGCCAGGCTGCTAAACGAGGGGGCCTTCACAGCGGCGTTCCCCCTGCACGAG GGCCCGTTTGAGTTGCCCAAGGACGGGATCCCACCCGACCAGCTCAACCCGAGGCAGGTTCTCTACCAGTACTGGGCCCGCTGGTCAAAGTGGTGCAAGTACCAGCCACTGGACCACATCCGGGAGTACTTCGGGGAGAAGATTGCTCTCTATTTTGCATGGCTTG GTTTCTACACCGCATGGCTTCTCCCTGCGGCCCTGGTCGGTACGTTTGTCTTCGTGTCGGGGATCATGACCATGGCCTCCAACACACCTGC TAAAGAGATCTGTGAGAGCGGCGGGCGTTATCTGATGTGCCCACTCTGTGAGACCTGCAAGCCCTGGAACATGTCAGACATCTGTCCCATGGCCAAG GTGGGCTATCTCTTTGACCACCCTGGCACGGTCTTCTTCAGCATCTTCATGTCCCTGTGGGCCGTCACCTTCCTGGAATACTGGAAACGCAAGAACGCCACTCTGGCCCATCACTGGGACTGCATGGACTACCATGAAGAGGAG GAGCGTCCTAGACCTGAGTTTGCCGCCATGGCCCCGAGTATGGAGCAGAACCCGGTGACCGGGGTGAAAGAACCCTACTTCCCTGCGAAGGCTCGATTTGCGCGCATGCTAACCGGCTCCATGGTCATCATCATAATG ctgtgtgtagtgatgatctTCCTGGTGACTGTCATTATGTACAGGAGCATAGTGAGCGTGATGATGTATGAGAAGGGCGGCTCAGTGTTGCGGACTCAG GCCGCGAACATCGCCAACATCTCCAGCAGCATGGTGAACTTGGCCCTCATTCTGCTGATGGGGCAGGTGTACACTGCACTAGCTGAGCAGCTCACGAAATGGG AAATGCATCGAACACAAACCCAGTATGAGGATGCGTTCACCTTCAAAGTGTTCATCTTCCAGTTTGTGAACTTCTATTCATCTCCTTTCTATGTGGCATTCTTCAAGGGAAG ATTCGTCGGCTACCCTGGCCACTATGGCACTTTGTTTGGGATGAGGAATGAAGAT tgtgGCCCGGGAGGCTGCCTTATTGAACTGGCAGAACAGCTGTTTATCATCATGGTGGGGAAACAGCTCATCAACAACATGCAGGAATTTGTGATCCc GAAAGTGAAAGCGTGGCGGCAGAAGAGGGCCTTGGCGTCTGTGAGGAAAGCTCAAGTATCCCATGAGCCCCAGCGGTGGGAGCAGGATTATGAGCTGATTGAGTGCGAGGGGCTGTTTGAGGAGTACCTGGAGATTG TCTTGCAGTTTGGCTTCATCACCATCTTTGTGGCCGCCTTCCCTCTGGCTCCACTCTTCGCCCTGCTCAACAACTGGGCCGAGGTGCGGCTGGATGCCCACAAGTTCGTGTGTGAGTACCGCCGGCCCGTGTCCGAGCGCGCCCAGGAGATCGGCGTGTGGTTCACCATCCTGGAGGCCCTGTCTCACCTGTCCGTCATTGTCAAC GCTTTCCTGATTGCTTTCACCTCTGACTTCTTGCCCCGACTGCTGTACCAGTATAAGTTTGACAATGAGTTGCAAGGCTATGTGAACTTTACCTTGGCCTACTCTCCGCCCAGCTACAACCACTCTTCCCTCGCCGTGTGCAG ATACAAAGCCTTTCGTGATGAGACTGGAAAGTACACTCTGGTGTACTGGGAGCTCCTAGCTGTCAGACTAGGCTTCATCATTGCATTTGAG CACGCTGTATTCTTTGTGCTGCGGGCCATTGACTGGATGGTGCCGGATGTGCCCGAGTCCCTGGAGGTGAAGATCAAACGCGAGCGCTACCTGGCCAAACAGGCGCTGGCTGACAACCAGGAGGCCCTGCTGGTGAGTCGCCTCTTGGCCTCCAGCCCAG CAAGCAACGCTCCTGGCAAAATGAAGCGATCCTGTAGGAAGGGCATGCGGCCAGGTGAGAGCGGCATGGCAAAGGGAGGACCTGACGTCCTTAGCACTGATTCGGCTGGGACACCTTAG